A portion of the Rhodococcus pseudokoreensis genome contains these proteins:
- a CDS encoding oxidoreductase — MTKTWLITGSSRGFGRELATAVLRGGDNVVATARKPEQLADLLDACGDRIRTVALDVTDAAAARTAVATAVAEFGGLDVVVNNAGYANSVPIEEMTDDDFRQQVDANFFGVVNVTRAALPILREQRSGCFVQFSSVGGRVGGTPGLSAYQAAKFAVEGFSEVLAAEVRPFGVKVLIVEPGAFRTDWQGSSMRRSSVGPDYEATVGAMNRYREDSDGTQPGDPARAARIIMDVVAAEDAPLRLLLGAGAVEMAEKSSRERAAEALAWADVSRSADFSAGG, encoded by the coding sequence GCGCGGTGGCGACAACGTCGTCGCCACCGCCCGCAAGCCCGAACAGCTGGCCGACCTACTCGACGCGTGCGGCGACCGGATTCGGACCGTCGCCCTCGACGTCACCGACGCCGCGGCCGCCCGCACGGCCGTTGCGACCGCGGTCGCCGAATTCGGCGGCCTCGACGTCGTGGTGAACAACGCCGGCTACGCCAACAGCGTCCCGATCGAGGAGATGACCGACGACGACTTCCGGCAGCAGGTCGACGCCAACTTCTTCGGCGTCGTCAACGTCACCCGGGCCGCACTGCCGATCCTGCGCGAGCAGCGCAGCGGCTGCTTCGTGCAGTTCTCCTCCGTCGGGGGCCGCGTCGGCGGCACACCCGGGCTGAGCGCATACCAGGCCGCGAAGTTCGCCGTCGAGGGGTTCTCCGAAGTGCTGGCGGCCGAGGTGAGACCGTTCGGGGTGAAGGTGCTCATCGTGGAACCCGGGGCGTTTCGCACCGACTGGCAGGGCTCGTCGATGCGGCGCAGTTCCGTCGGACCCGACTACGAGGCGACGGTCGGCGCGATGAACCGCTACCGGGAGGACTCCGACGGCACCCAGCCGGGAGATCCGGCGCGGGCCGCTCGGATCATCATGGATGTGGTTGCCGCCGAGGACGCCCCACTGCGCCTGCTGCTCGGGGCCGGCGCCGTCGAGATGGCCGAGAAGTCGTCCCGCGAACGCGCCGCCGAGGCCCTCGCGTGGGCCGACGTCAGCCGCTCCGCGGACTTCTCCGCCGGCGGCTGA